Proteins from one Clostridium cellulovorans 743B genomic window:
- a CDS encoding dockerin type I domain-containing protein, whose protein sequence is MKKRSKGNKRMKKVPERVLVAALASSMVVTPLINANSQTYSVFAAALEAAESTATQVNILESNGWLESAHVEWSAVAGASGYNVYYKSATASDSGYQKIDSQLIRKYPTYFRADVLGLAQGDYVVKVVPIINNSEVASAQAITSTLSVKSHVREGFAFAKESPAKTSSGGYNDDGTIPSNAQIVYITADTASTVTADVITSSNGTTTTCKGVADILSKRQKAYDKRPLIIRVIGQIKASDITGLNSTGYLQLKGIYNVTFEGVGDDATAYQWGMLVRDAHNVEIRNLGFMLFPDDGISLDTGNDNIWVHNNDIFYGSAGSDADQVKGDGSSDVKGKSTYVTIAYNHYYDSGKCSLCGMNDTENFYVTYHHNWFDHSDSRHPRIRVGTIHIYNNYFDGNAKYGVGVTKGSSAFVENNYFRNCKYPMLTSLQGSDIYNDPEGTFSGEAGGMIKAYNNTVEGAKRLVYSSEDATQFDAYLATTRNEAVPSSYKTVSGGTTYNNFDTSSIMYSYKPDAVEDVKNVVTTYAGRVEGGDFIWKFTTADDTNDTIDAALMAKIKSYQSPLVASTGGTTTPTTPTTPTTPTTPTTPTTPTTPTTPTTPTTPTTPSTTVQKLNVTSDIAAGSYTTSTTVNGFTLLGSATYPLTVDSSSKECAGNSYTLRLKTNGTGAEGKRSIQFTAANSGKLIVHAISGGSADRPLALSKGGTIVSSTTIGYSALNEYVIDIPSAGTYEIFANDGGGINFYYLEVTASSTSGTTTPGTGTTTPGTGTTTPGTGTTTPGTGTTTPGTGTTTPGTGTTTPGTGTTTPSTGTTGTHGTSTGIGSKADSEFANAIYCSPTATSAGTGTKESPMAIESAIANVKAGGTILLMDGTYSFSKQLTLPVGNDGTASAYKTIKACQGAKVTFDFSAESYDMADPSKNDRGIQMEGNYWHLYGVRVTGAADNGVFVCGNNNIVEYCVFEANRDTGLQISRRASSLATIDLWPTNNLILNCTSFNNSDTATGENADGFAAKLTCGTGNVFDGCISYNNVDDGWDLYAKTETGPIGAVTMKNCIAFRNGQTTAGQYTANSDGNGFKLGGSGIANDHAVINCISFENKNHGFTDNSNPGTITVENCTSFNNSQADGGKSNFDFARVATSHNIFKNLVSFSNTKVSSDKYIGVATNCSFQNGGKYYLIGDTQNVNSTASATKGTLNTAGVTAADFVSIKSPALGADVHTLWRNADGTVNTQGFLMIAPTSAYNTKGAVFGASTTSTNPTTPTNPTNPTNPTNPTTPTTPTTPLVGDLSKDGKVNAIDLAFLKKLILSGDTSGADMTVADMNKDGKINAIDLALLKKQLLS, encoded by the coding sequence ATGAAAAAGAGATCAAAAGGAAACAAGCGAATGAAGAAAGTTCCAGAAAGAGTTCTGGTAGCAGCACTAGCATCATCAATGGTAGTAACACCATTAATTAATGCTAATTCTCAAACTTATAGTGTATTTGCTGCAGCATTAGAAGCAGCAGAAAGTACAGCTACTCAAGTGAATATACTAGAGAGCAATGGTTGGTTAGAATCAGCTCATGTAGAATGGAGTGCTGTTGCAGGTGCAAGTGGATATAATGTTTATTACAAATCAGCAACTGCTTCAGATTCTGGATATCAAAAAATAGATAGCCAATTAATTAGAAAATATCCTACGTATTTCAGAGCAGATGTATTAGGTCTTGCACAAGGAGATTATGTAGTAAAGGTAGTACCAATTATAAATAATTCTGAGGTGGCTTCAGCACAAGCAATTACTTCAACTCTTAGTGTTAAGAGTCATGTAAGAGAAGGATTTGCATTCGCTAAAGAATCACCAGCAAAAACTAGTTCAGGTGGATATAATGATGATGGTACTATACCAAGCAACGCTCAAATTGTATACATTACAGCTGATACTGCAAGTACAGTAACAGCAGATGTAATAACAAGTAGTAATGGAACTACTACTACTTGCAAAGGTGTTGCTGATATTTTATCAAAACGCCAAAAGGCTTATGATAAGCGTCCACTTATTATCCGTGTGATAGGTCAAATTAAGGCTTCAGATATTACTGGTCTTAATAGCACTGGATATCTACAATTAAAAGGAATATATAACGTTACTTTTGAAGGTGTTGGAGATGATGCTACAGCATATCAATGGGGAATGCTTGTTAGAGATGCGCACAATGTAGAAATAAGAAACCTAGGATTCATGTTATTCCCAGATGATGGAATCTCTCTTGACACTGGAAACGATAATATTTGGGTCCATAACAACGATATTTTCTATGGATCAGCAGGTAGTGATGCAGACCAAGTAAAAGGTGATGGATCATCTGACGTAAAAGGCAAGTCTACATATGTTACGATTGCATATAATCACTACTATGATTCAGGAAAATGTTCACTTTGTGGTATGAATGATACAGAAAACTTCTACGTAACTTATCATCATAATTGGTTTGATCATTCAGATTCAAGACATCCTCGTATTAGAGTTGGTACAATTCACATATATAACAACTATTTTGATGGAAATGCAAAATACGGAGTTGGGGTTACAAAAGGTAGTTCTGCTTTCGTAGAAAATAACTATTTTAGAAATTGTAAATATCCAATGTTGACATCATTACAAGGTAGTGATATTTATAATGATCCAGAAGGAACTTTCTCAGGTGAAGCTGGCGGTATGATTAAAGCATACAACAACACTGTTGAAGGTGCTAAAAGACTTGTTTATTCATCAGAAGATGCAACTCAATTTGATGCATACCTAGCTACAACAAGAAATGAAGCGGTTCCAAGCTCATATAAAACTGTAAGTGGAGGAACTACATATAATAACTTTGATACAAGTTCAATAATGTACAGTTATAAACCAGATGCAGTTGAGGATGTAAAAAATGTTGTAACAACTTATGCAGGAAGAGTAGAGGGTGGAGATTTCATATGGAAATTCACTACTGCAGATGATACAAATGATACTATTGATGCAGCATTAATGGCTAAAATTAAGAGTTATCAATCTCCTTTAGTTGCATCAACAGGTGGAACAACAACGCCAACAACGCCAACAACGCCAACGACGCCAACAACGCCAACAACGCCAACGACGCCAACAACGCCAACAACGCCAACGACACCAACGACACCAACAACGCCAAGTACAACAGTTCAAAAGTTAAATGTGACTTCAGATATAGCAGCAGGTTCTTATACAACATCAACAACTGTTAATGGCTTTACACTTCTTGGATCAGCTACATATCCACTTACAGTTGATAGCAGTAGTAAGGAATGTGCAGGTAATTCATATACATTACGTCTTAAGACAAATGGAACAGGTGCAGAAGGAAAGAGATCTATACAATTCACAGCAGCAAATAGTGGAAAACTTATCGTTCATGCTATAAGTGGTGGTTCAGCTGATAGACCTTTAGCTTTATCAAAAGGTGGTACTATTGTAAGCTCAACAACTATTGGTTATTCAGCTTTAAATGAATATGTTATTGATATTCCAAGTGCTGGAACATATGAGATTTTCGCTAATGACGGTGGTGGTATCAATTTCTACTATTTAGAAGTTACTGCATCATCAACTAGTGGAACAACAACACCAGGTACAGGAACAACAACACCAGGTACGGGAACAACAACACCAGGTACGGGAACAACAACACCAGGTACGGGAACAACAACACCAGGTACGGGAACAACAACACCAGGTACAGGAACAACAACACCAGGTACAGGAACAACAACTCCAAGCACAGGAACAACTGGAACTCATGGAACATCAACTGGAATTGGTTCTAAAGCAGATTCGGAATTTGCTAATGCAATTTATTGTTCACCAACAGCTACTTCAGCAGGTACTGGAACAAAAGAAAGTCCAATGGCTATTGAATCAGCAATTGCTAATGTTAAAGCTGGTGGTACTATTTTATTAATGGATGGTACATATTCATTCAGTAAGCAATTAACACTTCCTGTAGGAAATGATGGAACTGCTTCTGCTTACAAGACAATAAAAGCATGCCAAGGAGCAAAGGTAACATTTGATTTCTCAGCTGAGTCTTATGATATGGCTGATCCAAGCAAAAATGATAGAGGAATTCAAATGGAAGGAAATTATTGGCATTTATATGGTGTCAGAGTAACTGGTGCTGCTGATAATGGCGTATTTGTATGTGGTAATAACAACATAGTAGAATATTGTGTTTTTGAAGCTAACAGAGATACTGGTTTACAAATCAGTAGAAGAGCATCAAGCCTTGCAACTATTGATTTATGGCCAACAAACAATTTAATACTAAATTGTACATCTTTCAATAATTCGGATACAGCAACTGGCGAAAATGCTGATGGTTTTGCTGCTAAGTTAACTTGTGGAACTGGAAACGTATTCGATGGTTGTATATCATATAACAACGTAGATGATGGTTGGGATCTTTATGCTAAGACAGAAACTGGACCTATTGGCGCAGTAACAATGAAAAACTGTATAGCATTTAGAAATGGACAAACAACAGCTGGACAATACACTGCAAATAGTGATGGTAATGGATTTAAATTAGGCGGTTCTGGTATAGCTAATGATCATGCAGTTATAAACTGTATCTCATTTGAAAATAAGAATCATGGATTTACAGATAATTCAAATCCAGGAACAATAACTGTTGAAAATTGTACATCATTCAATAATAGCCAAGCTGATGGTGGAAAATCAAACTTCGACTTTGCAAGAGTAGCTACTTCTCACAATATATTTAAAAACCTAGTTTCTTTCAGCAATACAAAAGTATCAAGTGATAAATATATTGGTGTAGCGACAAATTGTAGCTTCCAAAATGGTGGAAAGTATTATTTAATAGGCGATACACAAAACGTAAACTCAACTGCTTCTGCTACAAAAGGAACATTAAACACAGCTGGAGTAACTGCAGCAGATTTTGTAAGCATAAAATCACCTGCATTAGGTGCTGATGTTCATACTTTATGGAGAAATGCTGATGGAACAGTTAATACTCAAGGTTTCTTAATGATAGCTCCTACAAGTGCATATAATACAAAGGGCGCTGTTTTTGGTGCATCAACTACTTCAACAAACCCAACAACACCAACAAACCCAACAAATCCAACAAATCCAACAAATCCAACAACACCAACAACACCAACAACACCTTTAGTTGGTGATTTAAGTAAAGATGGAAAAGTAAATGCTATAGATTTAGCATTCCTTAAGAAATTAATTTTAAGTGGAGATACTAGTGGAGCTGATATGACTGTAGCAGATATGAATAAAGATGGAAAAATAAATGCAATAGACTTAGCTTTACTTAAAAAACAACTTCTTAGCTAA
- a CDS encoding glycoside hydrolase family 9 protein → MKNKKIMGLVLAASLTASVFTPILSVNADTTVSRKLMDLEVFKSASITGWSGSAGGELEVASDSNLPIDTSATYNGLPSLRLNVTKASAQWWSSLLTLRGWCTQDLTQYLANGYLEFNVKGKVGGEDFQIGLQDQTHERAAGDSVTSVKSIKNYVNISTNWQHVKIPLKDIMGPSTGFDPTTARCINIVKGSSEIFTAWINDLKITSTDNEKSYAPIKVNQDGYLPSSEKYALVSGFSDELNANAGSQFQVKDATTNAVVYSGTLTLASSFDSDSGEKILKGDFSSVTTPGTYYISVPDAGNSNSVKFKIASDVYKNLLFDSQRYFFYQRQGIELKAPYVTDYPRTDETPNDAIAQFESGTQPAREITKGWYDAGDKGKYINNGALAVSNMFWAYEMFPETLKDNQFNIPESGNGVVDILDEARWEVEWILKMQDSVSGGFYARVQSKDGKDGDSSAPRIIKDGSTNIKSTDDTACAAAILAHSYIMFKNIDPTFANKCLEAAKSAWSYLEKNPTNIVSPSGPYNVYNDSSDRLWAAASLLRATNEDKYNTYFLNNYSKFSTYFRDANGYGHNWGDMWTTAFWCYLKADKKDSNAVSWIKTEFSTWLDNKISRTSTNPWQISNPTGSFFWGINSNILLTWEDAIIGSKLLGTYSDTIAKQTQASLNWILGVNPLRKSFVTGHGEDSTKKIYHVTYSADGKAGVPNGYLAGGINASEGKTLSNFPGKCYIDSDGDWVTNENCLNWNASLVFISTFVNSSTPTSYKLGDLNNDGKINAIDMALMKKGILGGFTDSATQLAGDVNKDGKTNAIDLALIKKYILGQINSF, encoded by the coding sequence ATGAAAAACAAAAAAATCATGGGCTTGGTGTTAGCTGCTAGCCTTACAGCCTCTGTATTTACACCTATTTTAAGTGTAAATGCTGACACTACTGTCTCAAGAAAACTAATGGATTTAGAAGTATTTAAAAGCGCTTCTATTACAGGTTGGTCTGGTAGTGCTGGAGGAGAACTTGAAGTTGCAAGTGATAGTAATCTTCCAATAGACACCTCTGCTACCTATAACGGTTTACCATCTCTTAGACTTAACGTAACAAAAGCTTCTGCACAATGGTGGTCAAGCCTTTTGACCTTAAGAGGATGGTGTACTCAAGATCTTACTCAATATCTTGCTAATGGTTACCTTGAATTTAATGTAAAAGGAAAAGTTGGAGGCGAAGACTTCCAAATAGGTCTTCAAGATCAAACTCATGAAAGAGCTGCTGGTGATTCAGTAACTTCTGTAAAAAGTATAAAAAATTATGTGAATATTAGTACAAACTGGCAACATGTTAAAATTCCACTAAAAGATATTATGGGTCCATCAACAGGCTTTGATCCAACTACAGCTAGATGCATTAACATTGTAAAAGGATCTTCTGAAATATTTACAGCATGGATAAATGATTTAAAAATAACTTCAACAGACAACGAAAAATCCTATGCTCCAATAAAGGTTAATCAAGATGGTTATTTACCATCATCAGAAAAATATGCTCTTGTTAGTGGATTCTCTGATGAACTTAACGCAAATGCTGGAAGTCAATTTCAAGTTAAAGATGCAACAACTAATGCTGTTGTATATTCAGGTACATTAACTTTAGCTAGTAGCTTTGATTCTGATTCAGGTGAAAAAATATTAAAAGGTGATTTTTCATCAGTTACAACTCCAGGAACTTATTATATTTCCGTACCTGATGCCGGAAATTCAAACTCTGTTAAATTTAAAATTGCCAGTGATGTATATAAAAATTTATTATTTGATTCTCAAAGATACTTCTTCTATCAAAGACAAGGCATAGAACTTAAAGCACCATATGTTACAGATTATCCTCGTACAGATGAAACTCCTAATGATGCAATTGCACAATTCGAATCAGGAACTCAACCTGCTCGAGAAATTACTAAAGGTTGGTATGATGCAGGTGATAAAGGAAAATATATAAATAACGGTGCCTTAGCTGTATCAAATATGTTCTGGGCTTATGAAATGTTCCCAGAGACCTTAAAAGATAATCAGTTCAATATTCCAGAAAGCGGTAATGGCGTTGTCGATATCCTTGATGAAGCAAGATGGGAGGTAGAATGGATCTTAAAGATGCAAGATTCAGTTTCTGGCGGTTTTTATGCAAGAGTACAATCTAAAGATGGAAAAGATGGCGATTCTAGTGCGCCAAGAATTATAAAAGATGGATCAACTAATATTAAATCTACTGATGATACTGCATGTGCCGCAGCTATATTAGCACATTCATATATTATGTTTAAAAATATTGATCCTACCTTTGCTAACAAGTGTCTTGAAGCAGCTAAAAGTGCTTGGAGTTATTTAGAAAAGAATCCTACAAATATAGTTTCGCCATCAGGTCCATACAATGTATACAATGATTCTAGTGATAGATTATGGGCTGCAGCAAGCTTACTTAGAGCAACTAATGAAGATAAGTATAATACTTATTTCCTTAACAATTACTCTAAATTTTCTACTTACTTTAGAGATGCCAACGGCTATGGTCATAACTGGGGCGACATGTGGACAACAGCTTTCTGGTGCTACTTAAAAGCAGATAAAAAAGATAGCAATGCGGTTAGCTGGATCAAAACTGAGTTCAGTACATGGTTAGACAATAAAATCTCAAGAACCAGCACTAATCCATGGCAAATCAGCAACCCAACTGGAAGCTTTTTCTGGGGAATCAACTCCAATATTTTATTAACTTGGGAAGATGCCATAATAGGTTCCAAACTTTTAGGTACTTACTCTGATACTATTGCTAAACAAACCCAAGCAAGTTTAAACTGGATATTAGGAGTAAACCCTCTTAGAAAATCTTTCGTAACGGGCCATGGCGAAGATAGTACAAAAAAAATATACCATGTAACCTACAGTGCAGATGGTAAAGCTGGCGTACCAAATGGTTATTTAGCAGGCGGAATTAATGCTTCAGAAGGAAAAACACTATCAAACTTCCCTGGAAAATGCTATATAGATAGCGATGGAGATTGGGTAACTAATGAAAACTGCTTAAACTGGAACGCATCCCTAGTATTCATTTCAACCTTTGTTAACTCATCAACACCTACTTCTTATAAACTAGGCGATTTAAATAACGATGGTAAAATCAACGCTATTGATATGGCATTAATGAAAAAAGGTATTTTAGGTGGTTTTACAGATTCAGCTACACAATTAGCAGGTGATGTTAATAAAGATGGCAAGACTAACGCTATTGACTTAGCATTAATAAAAAAATATATACTAGGCCAAATTAATAGCTTCTAA